The genomic region GCCGCTTCCATCGTCACGCCAAGGAGTCAGTCCGACCTCGAGCGGTGTTCGACTCACGATTGGCGAGCCAGCCAGGGGAGCAAGCCTTTGACCAGGTCGAGAGGCGTCCCCAGTTGATGTGCGACGCCGGTGATCAGTCCGAAGACGCGCCCCAATAACCACAGGTGCGGCGGAATGCTGGCGACCGGGTCGTCGCGCAGTAAATCCGCGAGTTGCTGGCCGATTTCACGGGTGGTTTCGTGCCAGCCGTCTTCGCTGCCGCGCTTCACCAGGGCGACCAGCAACTCGGCGGCGCACTCCACGGTTCCCGACTCGGGATCGCTGGTGCGCAGGCCCAGATTGCGCAGATTCGCCGACGTCGCTGCGACGTTTCGCGACAACAATCCCGTGGCGAGAAGCATCACCTGCTCGCGGAAATCTGCTGGCACTTCCTGCATGAGGCCAAAGTCGAGAAAAACCAGCTCGAACTCACCGTCATCGGTGGGGACCACGAGCAGATTGCCGGGGTGTGGATCGCCGTGGAAAAATCCGTGTTCCAGAATCTGCTCGGCGAACGCATTCAGTAGTCGCGCGACGATTGCCGAGGGGTCGATATTGGCACGCTGTAGACGGCGTGTGTCCGTCACTTTGATTCCCGGAATGTACTCCGTGACGAGCAGACGTCTACGCGTCAATGAGGGGACGATCTTGGGAATGCGGATACCCCGACCGTCTGCAAAATTGTCTGCTATGCGCAGAGCG from bacterium harbors:
- a CDS encoding AarF/ABC1/UbiB kinase family protein, with protein sequence MTDADTNNEEAPRQESPDALLGRSERVRRATRTGAAIAQVYLGYKGLHLLDHGVLRGVVRRARHSWHKISARTLHGAAEDLGGVLLKAGQFLGARADVLPPAYIDRLEHLQDRVRPNRYPVVRRVIEEELGAPPEQVFARFWRRPIASASLAQVHRATLFDGREVAVKVQRPEVEAAVRADLRNLRVATRAIERIEGTLGYAHLLDQLEENLKRELDFGLEASSALRIADNFADGRGIRIPKIVPSLTRRRLLVTEYIPGIKVTDTRRLQRANIDPSAIVARLLNAFAEQILEHGFFHGDPHPGNLLVVPTDDGEFELVFLDFGLMQEVPADFREQVMLLATGLLSRNVAATSANLRNLGLRTSDPESGTVECAAELLVALVKRGSEDGWHETTREIGQQLADLLRDDPVASIPPHLWLLGRVFGLITGVAHQLGTPLDLVKGLLPWLARQS